The Gammaproteobacteria bacterium genome has a segment encoding these proteins:
- the ftsA gene encoding cell division protein FtsA, producing the protein MPKKTEQRLLVGLDIGTSKVVAIVGELQDDGAVEVIGFGMNPSRGLKKGVVVNIESTVMSIQRAVEEAELMAGCEINAVYTGIAGSHVRSLNSHGIVAIRDREVTRSDVDRVIDAARAVAIPADQKVLHVLPQEYIIDGQEGIREPIGMSGVRLEARVHMVTGSASAAQNIVKCVQRCGLEVEDIVLEQLASSHAVLTDDERELGVCLVDVGGGTTDIAVFNSGAIRHTAVIPIAGDQVTNDIAISLRTPTQYAEEIKVKYACALSQLATADESIEVPSVGDRPSRRLARQTLAEVVEPRYEELFGLVRDELRRSGFEEMVAAGVVLTGGSAKMEGVVELAEEVFHMPVRLGLPQHVRGLGDVVRNPIHATGVGLLLYARDHAARHGGDAPVSSGIRDVWARMKSWFQGSF; encoded by the coding sequence ATGCCTAAGAAGACGGAGCAGCGTCTGCTCGTCGGCCTCGACATCGGCACCTCGAAGGTGGTGGCGATCGTCGGCGAGCTGCAAGACGACGGCGCCGTCGAGGTTATCGGCTTCGGCATGAATCCGTCGCGTGGCCTGAAAAAAGGCGTGGTGGTCAATATCGAGTCCACGGTCATGTCGATCCAGCGCGCCGTCGAGGAGGCCGAGCTGATGGCGGGCTGCGAGATCAATGCCGTGTACACCGGTATCGCCGGCAGCCACGTACGCAGCCTGAATTCGCACGGCATCGTTGCGATACGCGATCGCGAAGTGACGCGCAGCGACGTCGATCGCGTGATCGACGCGGCGCGGGCGGTGGCCATCCCCGCGGACCAGAAGGTCCTGCATGTGCTGCCGCAGGAGTACATCATCGACGGGCAGGAGGGCATCCGCGAGCCGATCGGCATGTCCGGCGTCCGCCTCGAGGCGCGCGTGCACATGGTCACCGGCTCGGCGAGTGCGGCGCAGAACATCGTCAAGTGCGTGCAGCGCTGCGGGCTGGAGGTCGAGGACATCGTTCTCGAACAGCTTGCCTCGAGCCACGCCGTGCTCACGGACGACGAGCGGGAACTCGGCGTGTGCCTGGTCGATGTCGGCGGAGGCACCACCGACATCGCGGTGTTCAACTCCGGCGCCATTCGCCACACGGCAGTGATCCCGATCGCCGGCGACCAGGTCACCAACGACATCGCCATATCCCTGCGTACGCCGACGCAGTACGCGGAGGAGATCAAGGTCAAGTACGCCTGCGCCCTGTCACAGCTGGCAACTGCCGACGAGAGCATCGAGGTGCCGAGCGTCGGTGACCGGCCGTCGCGGCGCCTGGCGCGGCAGACGCTCGCCGAAGTCGTCGAGCCCCGCTACGAGGAGCTCTTCGGGCTGGTGCGTGACGAACTGCGCCGCAGCGGCTTCGAGGAGATGGTGGCGGCTGGCGTGGTGCTCACCGGCGGCAGCGCGAAGATGGAAGGCGTGGTGGAACTTGCCGAGGAGGTGTTCCACATGCCGGTCCGCCTCGGGCTGCCGCAGCACGTGCGCGGCCTTGGCGATGTCGTGCGTAATCCCATTCACGCCACGGGCGTCGGCCTGCTGCTGTACGCGCGCGATCACGCGGCGCGCCATGGCGGCGATGCCCCGGTTTCATCGGGTATCCGCGACGTGTGGGCGCGGATGAAGTCCTGGTTCCAGGGAAGTTTTTGA
- the murC gene encoding UDP-N-acetylmuramate--L-alanine ligase — MKDRMRRIQRIHFVGIGGVGMGGIAEVLLNLGYAVQGSDLKESAMTARLARLGAQIAIGHRAENIGDADVVVVSTAVDPVNPEVVAARAQRKPVVRRAEMLAELMRFRYAIAVSGSHGKTTTTSLVASVLAEAGEDPTFVIGGRLKSADTNGRLGAGSYLVAEADESDASFMHLQPMIAVVTNIDTDHLGTYGGDIEHLRRTFIEFLHNLPFYGLAVLCLDDPGVAAIAPAVQRPTLTYGFSAQADVRAQHVRVDGLRTHFQVARPGRDGLLDLTLNLPGRHNVANALAAVALAHELELDDGAVQRALAEFQGIDRRLQVIGTIDTGHGQALLVDDYGHHPTEVAATMRAAREAWPGRRLVVVFQPHRFTRTRDLLDDFAVVLSTADKLLVAEVYSAGEDPIAGADARAICRAVRSRGTVEPVLVPKLERLPKLLDGVLQDGDVVLTLGAGDIGAAAQRLPGALARRPRLRRSS, encoded by the coding sequence ATGAAAGACCGCATGCGCAGGATCCAGCGCATCCACTTCGTCGGTATTGGCGGCGTTGGCATGGGTGGTATTGCCGAGGTGTTGCTCAATCTCGGTTACGCGGTCCAGGGCTCCGATCTCAAGGAGTCGGCGATGACCGCACGGCTCGCACGGCTCGGGGCGCAGATCGCCATCGGCCACCGGGCGGAAAATATCGGGGATGCGGACGTGGTGGTGGTCTCCACCGCGGTCGACCCGGTGAATCCCGAGGTGGTCGCCGCCCGCGCCCAGCGCAAACCCGTGGTCCGCCGCGCGGAGATGCTCGCCGAGCTGATGCGCTTCCGCTACGCGATCGCCGTCTCCGGCAGCCACGGCAAGACGACCACCACCAGCCTGGTGGCCAGCGTCCTGGCGGAGGCCGGGGAAGATCCCACCTTCGTCATTGGCGGCCGCCTGAAGAGTGCGGACACGAACGGCCGCCTGGGTGCCGGCAGCTACCTCGTCGCCGAGGCGGATGAAAGCGACGCCTCGTTCATGCACCTGCAACCCATGATCGCGGTGGTTACCAACATCGACACCGATCACCTGGGCACCTACGGCGGCGACATCGAGCACCTGCGTCGCACGTTCATCGAGTTCCTGCACAACCTGCCGTTCTATGGCCTGGCGGTGCTCTGCCTCGACGATCCCGGGGTCGCGGCGATTGCCCCGGCCGTGCAGCGGCCCACGTTGACCTACGGCTTCAGCGCGCAAGCAGACGTCCGCGCGCAGCATGTCCGGGTCGATGGGCTGCGCACGCATTTCCAGGTTGCGCGACCGGGTCGGGACGGATTGCTCGATCTCACGCTCAACCTGCCGGGCCGCCACAACGTGGCCAATGCGCTCGCAGCGGTGGCGCTGGCCCATGAACTCGAACTCGATGACGGCGCCGTGCAGCGTGCGCTCGCAGAATTTCAGGGTATCGACCGACGCCTGCAGGTGATCGGCACCATCGACACCGGTCACGGGCAGGCGCTGCTCGTCGACGACTACGGACACCATCCCACCGAGGTCGCTGCCACGATGCGCGCGGCGCGCGAGGCCTGGCCCGGGCGACGTCTGGTGGTGGTATTCCAGCCGCACCGGTTCACGCGGACCCGTGACCTGCTCGATGACTTCGCGGTCGTGCTGTCCACGGCGGACAAACTGCTGGTCGCCGAGGTCTATTCGGCCGGCGAGGACCCGATCGCCGGCGCCGATGCGCGCGCGATCTGCCGCGCCGTGCGCAGCCGCGGCACCGTCGAGCCGGTGCTGGTGCCCAAGCTCGAGCGCTTGCCGAAGCTGCTCGACGGCGTGCTCCAGGACGGCGATGTCGTGCTGACGCTCGGGGCGGGCGACATCGGCGCCGCAGCCCAGCGGCTGCCGGGCGCGCTCGCGCGTCGTCCCCGGCTGAGGCGGAGCTCGTGA
- a CDS encoding D-alanine--D-alanine ligase, whose translation MNAARFPRVTDPADFGKVAVLFGGNSSEREISLLTGEAVYQALVRRRIDAHRLDPAVDFPAALQEGRFDRIWLALHGSGGEDGTIQGLLTCLGLPFTGSGVLGSAIAMDKLRSKRLFLAGGVPTPRFRVLEGPPDFDVASAELGLPLIVKPVGEGSSIGMTKVQRASDLAHAFATAARFGGEVFAEEWIDGAEYTAAILHDRALPLIRVETQAVFYDYQAKYFSDETRYRCPCGLAPEVEGRFAALAAQAFEAVGASGWGRVDFMVGADGEPKVLEVNTTPGMTSHSLVPMAAAAAGISFDELVWRILETSFPPIAQERVNVA comes from the coding sequence ATGAACGCTGCGCGCTTTCCGCGTGTCACCGATCCTGCGGATTTCGGCAAGGTGGCCGTGCTCTTCGGCGGGAATTCCTCGGAACGCGAGATCTCGCTGCTGACCGGTGAGGCCGTGTACCAGGCGCTCGTCCGCCGCCGCATTGACGCCCATCGCCTGGACCCGGCGGTAGATTTTCCGGCGGCGCTGCAGGAAGGCCGGTTCGACCGCATCTGGCTCGCGCTGCATGGTTCCGGCGGCGAGGACGGCACGATCCAGGGTCTGCTCACCTGCCTGGGGCTGCCGTTCACGGGCAGCGGCGTGCTCGGTTCCGCCATCGCCATGGACAAGCTGCGCAGCAAGCGCTTGTTCCTGGCGGGCGGCGTGCCCACGCCCCGGTTCCGGGTGCTCGAAGGCCCGCCGGATTTCGACGTCGCGAGCGCCGAGCTCGGCCTGCCGCTCATCGTCAAGCCCGTCGGTGAAGGCTCCAGCATCGGCATGACCAAAGTACAGCGTGCCTCGGACCTCGCCCATGCGTTTGCCACCGCCGCCCGTTTCGGCGGCGAGGTCTTTGCGGAGGAGTGGATCGACGGGGCCGAGTACACCGCCGCCATCCTCCACGATCGCGCGTTGCCGCTGATTCGCGTGGAAACGCAGGCGGTTTTCTACGACTACCAGGCGAAGTACTTCAGCGACGAGACGCGGTATCGCTGTCCCTGCGGGCTGGCGCCCGAGGTGGAGGGGCGGTTCGCGGCGCTGGCCGCACAGGCCTTCGAGGCGGTCGGCGCGAGCGGCTGGGGCCGGGTCGACTTCATGGTCGGCGCGGACGGCGAGCCGAAGGTGCTCGAGGTCAACACGACACCGGGCATGACCAGTCACAGCCTCGTGCCCATGGCAGCCGCGGCGGCTGGTATCAGCTTCGACGAACTGGTCTGGCGGATCCTGGAAACCAGTTTCCCGCCAATCGCGCAGGAGAGAGTGAATGTTGCGTAG
- the murB gene encoding UDP-N-acetylmuramate dehydrogenase has product MAAPEKARVFYGEPMAKHTSWRVGGPADVYFKPRSREELAAFLRRLEPGRPVHWLGLGSNLLVRDGGIRGVVIATAGCLEHLRHLGDGLVEAEAGVPCTVLARHCARWQVGPAEFFAGIPGTVGGALTMNAGAFGGQTWNSVVEVEVVNRRGEVTRRAPTDYQVAYREVRGPAEEWFLAARFRFDPNLPTSLDGVRALIQERQAKQPLGMPSCGSVFRNPPGDFAGRLIEAAGLKGTRIGNAQVSEKHANFIINTGGATAADIEALIGHVQATVERVHGIGLVPEVHVLGEPAEAAA; this is encoded by the coding sequence ATGGCAGCACCGGAGAAAGCACGCGTGTTCTATGGCGAGCCGATGGCGAAGCACACGTCGTGGCGTGTCGGCGGGCCGGCCGACGTCTACTTCAAGCCGCGTTCGCGCGAGGAACTGGCTGCGTTCCTGCGGCGTCTCGAGCCCGGCCGGCCGGTGCACTGGCTCGGCCTCGGCAGCAACCTGCTGGTGCGTGACGGCGGCATACGCGGCGTGGTCATTGCCACTGCCGGGTGCCTGGAGCACCTGCGCCATCTCGGCGACGGGCTGGTGGAAGCGGAGGCGGGCGTGCCCTGCACCGTGCTGGCCCGCCACTGCGCGCGCTGGCAGGTGGGACCGGCCGAATTCTTCGCGGGCATTCCCGGGACGGTGGGTGGCGCGCTGACCATGAACGCGGGTGCGTTCGGCGGCCAGACCTGGAACAGCGTGGTCGAGGTGGAGGTCGTCAACCGTCGTGGCGAGGTGACGCGTCGCGCGCCGACCGATTACCAGGTCGCCTATCGCGAGGTTCGCGGTCCCGCTGAGGAGTGGTTCCTGGCGGCGCGCTTCCGCTTCGACCCAAACCTGCCGACGAGTCTCGACGGCGTGCGTGCGCTGATCCAGGAGCGCCAGGCGAAGCAGCCGCTCGGCATGCCGAGCTGCGGTTCGGTGTTCCGCAACCCGCCCGGTGATTTCGCCGGGCGGCTGATCGAGGCCGCGGGCCTGAAGGGAACGAGGATCGGCAATGCGCAGGTATCGGAGAAACACGCCAATTTCATCATCAATACCGGCGGCGCCACTGCGGCGGACATCGAGGCACTCATCGGTCACGTGCAGGCCACGGTGGAACGCGTGCACGGCATAGGGCTGGTGCCGGAAGTGCACGTGCTCGGCGAGCCGGCGGAGGCGGCAGCATGA
- a CDS encoding cell division protein FtsQ/DivIB: MLRRRNRRRQERAVAKLPAVNWRIVGVATGAALFAVGAWLGVTWLLNRPIDTIVVAGPFQRVSPIKIEALVEPYARAGFLDIDLAATRRELTALPWVASADVRRRWPGRLEIRIREETPVACWGERGLLNAAGELFLADAGHVPAELPRLSGPAGTEGPVTARYFRLQEQLENRGMAAVALTLDARGAWAFETSTGLKVRLGANSVDTRIERFFAVLDGTLAQLAGEVDYVDMRYPNGFAIGWKKAAGAAAAAAKERDPNA; this comes from the coding sequence ATGTTGCGTAGGCGCAATCGCCGCCGGCAGGAACGCGCGGTCGCGAAACTGCCGGCCGTCAACTGGCGCATCGTGGGTGTCGCGACCGGTGCGGCCCTGTTCGCCGTCGGCGCATGGCTGGGCGTCACCTGGCTGTTGAACCGGCCGATCGACACCATTGTCGTCGCCGGCCCGTTCCAGCGTGTCTCGCCGATCAAGATCGAAGCGCTGGTCGAGCCGTATGCGCGGGCCGGCTTCCTCGATATCGATCTCGCGGCAACCCGGCGCGAGCTCACCGCGCTGCCCTGGGTGGCGAGCGCCGATGTCCGGCGCCGGTGGCCGGGACGTCTCGAGATCCGGATTCGCGAAGAGACGCCTGTCGCCTGCTGGGGCGAACGCGGTCTGCTCAATGCGGCGGGCGAACTCTTTCTTGCCGATGCCGGGCATGTGCCCGCCGAGTTGCCGCGGCTGAGCGGTCCTGCCGGTACCGAGGGTCCGGTGACTGCCCGCTACTTCAGGTTGCAGGAGCAGCTCGAGAACCGCGGCATGGCGGCCGTTGCCTTGACACTCGATGCGCGCGGCGCTTGGGCCTTCGAGACCAGCACCGGGCTGAAGGTGCGCCTTGGCGCCAACAGCGTCGATACGCGCATCGAGCGATTCTTCGCGGTCCTCGACGGCACGCTCGCGCAGCTCGCGGGCGAGGTGGACTACGTGGACATGCGCTACCCGAATGGATTTGCGATCGGCTGGAAGAAGGCGGCCGGCGCAGCCGCTGCTGCAGCGAAGGAGCGGGATCCCAATGCCTAA